A stretch of the Capsicum annuum cultivar UCD-10X-F1 chromosome 10, UCD10Xv1.1, whole genome shotgun sequence genome encodes the following:
- the LOC107844503 gene encoding uncharacterized mitochondrial protein AtMg00810-like, protein MDVAIRLVRYVKRSPGFGILLSANSSIDLTAFCDADWASCPNTRKSITGFLVKFGDSLILWRSKKQSTISRSSTEAEYRSLASTVAEIVWQINLFKVLDIPVSLPVPIHSDSKSAL, encoded by the coding sequence ATGGATGTAGCAATCAGACTTGTGAGGTATGTAAAAAGGTCACctggttttgggattcttctatcaGCTAACTCTTCTATAGATTTGACTGCATTTTGTGATGCTGATTGGGCTTCATGCCCTAATACTAGAAAGTCTATCACAGGTTTTCTTGTTAAATTTGGTGATTCCCTAATCTTATGGAGATCCAAGAAGCAGTCCACTATATCGAGGAGTTCTACAGAGGCAGAATATAGAAGCTTGGCTTCTACTGTTGCTGAAATTGTATGGCAGATCAATTTGTTCAAAGTATTAGATATTCCTGTTTCTCTACCTGTTCCTATACATTCCGACAGTAAATCTGCCCTTTAA
- the LOC107843464 gene encoding uncharacterized protein LOC107843464 yields the protein MVGFAKMGWLSSVNNNKSSKIADDVNKMGILAFETAKIMSRLLCLYKSLSDSEISKLKKEMKSRGVAYLNSKDDGFLYSLACAERLEDLDKAAAAVARLGHKCSDFGLNRFDLVYTDLKLGIIDFGKLEYGSKEIEKRVDKMEKLINATSGLYSALENLTELEISDRKMKQWKERKASGQLQKVNLDMLNQKLEQQRKQVRQFREISLWNQTFDKSVGHMARIVCIIYARICLVFGPYIPVLPSLSLRNMRASQQKEIIKVQPENCLIEPIREQVISRSGPIPTTSKPTLVRFYSRKSIFFLCDDEGFGSEKLAKNNRVFHAAGPLTLGGSGLALRYANVISLVEKYSNPSETVDLNSRENLYQMLPGNLKKTVRSKLSKNLKCMDEDESLAEGWRDALKQIMEWLAPMAHNTINWQLERNLEKTKFDIKPSVLLLQTLHYSDKEKTEAAIADILVALSCIYKCENRQWSEP from the coding sequence ATGGTTGGTTTTGCCAAAATGGGTTGGCTTAGTTCCGTCAACAATAATAAGAGTTCAAAAATAGCAGATGATGTGAATAAAATGGGAATCTTGGCATTTGAGACGGCGAAAATCATGTCAAGATTGCTTTGTTTATACAAGTCTCTTTCAGATTCCGAGATATCGAAGCTTAAAAAGGAGATGAAGTCACGCGGGGTGGCTTATTTGAATTCAAAAGATGATGGATTTCTTTATAGCCTTGCGTGTGCTGAGAGGCTTGAAGATCTTGATAAAGCCGCGGCGGCCGTGGCTAGATTAGGCCATAAGTGCTCTGATTTTGGCCTAAATCGTTTTGATCTTGTATATACGGATCTAAAACTGGGGATTATTGATTTTGGGAAACTGGAATATGGGTCGAAGGAGATTGAAAAAAGAGTTGATAAAATGGAGAAACTGATCAATGCGACCTCTGGATTGTATTCAGCGTTGGAGAATTTGACGGAGCTGGAGATTTCAGACCGTAAAATGAAACAGTGGAAGGAAAGAAAAGCGTCAGGGCAGTTGCAgaaagtcaatctggacatgctTAATCAGAAACTTGAACAGCAGAGGAAACAAGTCCGTCAATTTAGGGAGATTTCTTtatggaatcaaacttttgaTAAGAGCGTTGGTCACATGGCGCGGATTGTTTGCATAATATATGCTCGAATTTGCCTTGTTTTCGGGCCTTATATTCCTGTTCTCCCCTCTCTTTCGTTGCGCAACATGCGTGCATCTCAGCAGAAAGAGATTATCAAAGTCCAACCTGAGAATTGTTTGATTGAACCAATAAGGGAACAGGTCATTTCGCGGTCAGGGCCAATTCCCACCACGTCTAAGCCTACATTGGTTCGATTTTACAGCAGGAAATCGATATTTTTCTTATGTGACGATGAAGGTTTTGGATCAGAAAAATTGGCAAAAAACAACAGGGTGTTTCACGCAGCAGGGCCTTTAACCTTGGGTGGTTCAGGGCTCGCGTTGCGTTATGCTAATGTAATCTCATTAGTAGAGAAATATTCGAATCCATCTGAAACTGTAGACCTGAATTCACGAGAAAATTTGTACCAAATGTTGCCTGGAAACCTGAAGAAAACAGTGAGATCAAAATTGAGCAAGAATTTGAAGTGTATGGATGAGGACGAGTCGTTAGCTGAGGGATGGAGGGATGCATTGAAGCAAATCATGGAATGGCTAGCACCAATGGCTCATAACACCATAAATTGGCAGCTAGAACGGAATTTAGAGAAGACAAAGTTCGATATCAAGCCTTCCGTTTTGTTGCTTCAGACATTGCATTATTCGGATAAAGAGAAGACGGAAGCTGCCATTGCTGATATTCTAGTCGCGTTGAGTTGCATTTACAAGTGTGAGAATCGACAATGGAGCGAACCATGA
- the LOC107843465 gene encoding ribulose bisphosphate carboxylase/oxygenase activase 1, chloroplastic: MASSVSTVVTANKVVLSLNNSGAGTSVPSTAFFGKTLKKVNTKGASSPKVSNRSFRITFTAQQPEIDEKKQTEQDRWKGLVSDTSDDQQDITRGKGMVDPLFQAPVGTGTHHAVLSSYEYISQGLRQYNLDNTLEGFYIAPAFMDKLVVHITKNFLKLPNIKVPLILGIWGGKGQGKSFQCELVFRKMGINPIMMSAGELESGNAGEPAKLIRQRYREAAEIIRKGNMCVLFINDLDAGAGRMGGTTQYTVNNQMVNATLMNIADNPTNVQLPGMYNKQENARVPIIVTGNDFSTLYAPLIRDGRMEKFYWAPTREDRIGVCKGIFRTDSVPDEHVVRLVDAFPGQSIDFFGALRARVYDDEVRKWIERTGLEQVGERLLNSVEGPPVFEQPKMTIEKLLEYGKLLVQEQENVKRVQLADKYLKEAALGDANADAINTGNF; encoded by the exons atggctAGCTCTGTCTCAACTGTTGTAACTGCCAACAAAGTAGTG TTGAGTTTGAACAACTCTGGTGCTGGAACTTCAGTTCCGAGCACAGCCTTCTTTGGCAAAACCTTGAAGAAGGTGAACACGAAGGGCGCTTCCAGCCCCAAGGTTTCAAACAGGAGCTTCAGGATTACATTTACAGCCCAACAACCAGAAATAGACGAGAAGAAACAGACCGAACAGGACAGATGGAAAGGCCTTGTCTCGGATACGTCTGATGATCAACAGGATATTACCAGGGGAAAGGGTATGGTAGACCCTCTCTTCCAAGCTCCTGTGGGTACTGGTACTCACCATGCTGTCTTGTCATCCTACGAATACATCAGCCAGGGTCTTCGTCA ATACAACTTGGACAATACACTGGAAGGATTCTATATTGCTCCTGCTTTCATGGACAAGCTAGTTGTTCACATcacaaagaacttcttgaaattgcccaACATCAAG GTACCACTAATTTTGGGTATCTGGGGAGGCAAAGGTCAAGGAAAGTCCTTCCAGTGTGAGCTAGTCTTCCGTAAAATGGGAATCAA CCCCATCATGATGAGCGCCGGAGAATTGGAAAGTGGAAATGCAGGAGAGCCAGCAAAATTGATTAGGCAAAGGTACCGCGAGGCAGCTGAAATCATCAGGAAAGGAAACATGTGTGTCCTATTCATCAATGATCTCGATGCAGGAGCTGGTAGAATGGGTGGAACTACCCAATACACAGTTAACAACCAGATGGTGAATGCCACCCTCATGAACATTGCTGATAACCCGACGAATGTCCAGCTCCCCGGTATGTACAACAAGCAGGAGAATGCCAGGGTTCCCATTATAGTCACTGGTAATGACTTCTCCACATTGTATGCCCCTCTTATCCGTGATGGCCGTATGGAAAAGTTCTACTGGGCACCAACCAGGGAAGACAGGATTGGTGTATGCAAGGGAATTTTCAGAACTGACAGCGTACCTGATGAACACGTTGTAAGGCTTGTCGACGCCTTCCCTGGACAATCTATTG ATTTCTTTGGTGCTCTGAGGGCAAGAGTATACGATGATGAAGTCAGAAAGTGGATTGAAAGAACTGGACTCGAACAGGTTGGGGAAAGACTATTGAACTCTGTTGAAGGACCTCCAGTATTTGAGCAACCAAAGATGACAATTGAGAAGCTCCTCGAGTACGgaaagttgcttgttcaagagcAGGAGAATGTGAAGAGAGTTCAATTGGCTGACAAGTACCTCAAAGAGGCTGCACTTGGAGATGCAAA